The DNA window ACGCTCCCTGGCGTAAAAAAGGTTTACCTaaacttttgaaaacaaacagttctgaaagatgaaatgaaagtgtattggaagacaaacaaaacaattttgttgaCAATAATGGTAACAGTttggacaaaaacatttaaatgttatggagaaaaatcagaaaatattaccaaaaaaatcattgccaaaattgttgaaaataaaaatattaggtGAAAAGAATATAAAACATCTACCTGagaaaaatatgtaaaaatcTTAAAATACGATAAAAATATCAGCAAACCTAGATAGGTgcaataaaaactcttgaggaaatattaatatattattCCACGCAAAATACATTAAAGCCACATGAAATGCAAATCCAGGTATGTTCCTAATGAATTGTCCCGGAGGGTTCTCCTAGCAACCACATGTGCTTGTGGCTTAACGAGCGGCAGCCATTACTTTAAAGCGACGCTAACTTGATACAGGTGACGCGTTCATGAACACTtcgaaaaaaaactttcatttcCTACTTACTCGATAAAGTAGCTCGCACCTTCATCCGTGAAGCCTTCCTCCCATCCTTTGGGCAGGTctaaaaagatgaaataaaaaaaacttgaaagttGAAAACGCCGAGTCGTGTCGACAAGAACCGGGCCAACCGGGGCTAAAGGAACCGAGGCGTTGCTAGCTTACCTGAGCGGATCATATGTCCCGAGTTGACCGGCTCGGAGGAGCGGGGGTGCAGCCAGGTGGTCTCCCGTGTCTGGTCGCTTGTTCCCGGACGCACGCACGAACGCGCGGGAGAGGGGTGGAGGAAGGTGGCGAGAGAAGAGGATGGGGAGGGGTGGAAAAAACACCTGTTACGCCGAAGCGAAGAGCAAAAATAGGCGAAAAGAAACGGAAGGGGGCTGACTCACTTGATGAAGAAGACCCTCCCGTCCCCGCACACACCGTACGTCCAGTGTTCGGGCAGGGAGTCCCGGCCCAGAGGTGCCGCCATGATCCGCTTGTCCTAGTTCATCTCTCGGCTGAGTCTCCCCGGAGAGACGCGATCACTTAGCACGGGCCAGCGCTGCCTTCAGGGACGCCGTCGAGAGGCGGACATCGGCCAACTGTATGCGGGAGAGGGCGCTGATGACTCAGAGCTTATGCGGAACGTCACTTTTGAAACTTAAAccgcttttttttgtcatgcgAAATGATTTATTCGGAAAAATAATTCGCAAACATGTTTGTGAGTcggatgaatatttttttatttgaatcacaTCTGCCTCTCAGGCTTGGATCAGAACTGCACCCTGTGAACACCTTTTCAAAATTCGACTTTTACGGTTACGTACGGTCCTGTTGCTTGTTGTTTTGACGTCTGCATGCTGTAAATGCGTCATCGCTCCGCCAGCCGTTTATTATTCCAcgcaaacgcacacacgctATGTACACGATGCGTTCACAGTCACCTGTCAGGAACGCTGAGTTCATCGGAATCTCCTTTTGCATCCTGGATGAGGCGTGTGGTGGCGTGCTTGTGACAACACCCGCTGCCGCcctgtcattttcaaatccgctgttaacacaaagaaaaacagtcatTTTCCAACAAGTTCATTCTCCGtgtgatggaaaaaaacaacattctgGCCCCGTCCCAAGAGTGAGCACATTTTCCAAGTCTGTGTGCTTATCTCAAAAGTGCTTTTGCTTggcagaactttttttttcaggaggCCCGGAAAACACCTCCCGACGAGGCAGGTTAAGGAAAGGGCGCAGAAGTTGGGTCTCTCTTGGGTTTGCAGAGTATTTGTGTGGACAGATAAAATGTTCCCCAGGAAGAAAGCGTAATGGAAGGCAGTGGGGGCCAACTACTGTAGTCGTGAGAACGCGTGTAGGTTACACTGTGGAGCAACCTGGAATGGTAATCTCAAAATAACCCAGCCAGTATTTGCAACAGTGGTGGGAAAAGCAGACTCACTGGCAGAGCTAGAGGGTGGGCCAAGGGGGCACTGCCTCCCTTTGAAATATGCTCGAACCTCCTAGGTATAATTGAATTTTGGGTATTTTATCAATTCTAtgggatttttatttctttatcagtcttttttgaagatttttttcagggttggtgcaaaaagaaaaaggttttattttgcGGACCCTGAGAtatcctccccccccccccggaaaacaaaatcctagctccgccTCTGCACACAGAAAGACATACAAGGTGCAGGATTACAGAGATGGATTTCAAAcacctccctcctcctctcacTACAAACACTGAGGGTCCTTTTGTGCACACACAGCCAGGGGGCAAAAGTGCACCAATACGTCAGCCAAACATTCACATTGTTGGAAGTTAGATGAGGAAAGAGGCGAGGCAAACTTGCAACGATAAATCATGTGTATCACCTTCAGGTGAAGTAAAGCATAACACTTCTACTGCCACGTTGTGGTGAAAGGAATTGTCGCCGTTAGAAAAgtcatatataaaaaaaacaatatgtgACGCGCACACAGTTgcaaaaatgaagatgaatattatgctttatatatatatatatatatattttttttttttttttttttttacgtattatttttaataaaaattaagATGAATattatggtttattttttttaaatatattttcgaGCATTTTACGGACTATTTTTGAGTAAACAGTGAGAGTAAAGATCACACCTAAACCTAAAAACATCCTTCTGGCACGATGTGAGCGCCGCCGCCACACATTTGTGTCTTGTCTTGTGCAAATGAAGGCTAAATAATGCATGGCTGAGCGCCATGTTTCAACTGACTGCTGCTCGCAGGCCTCACTCGAGCTCCCTTTCCTTCGGCTTCCATTTCAACAAACTCAGCACAAACTTTCAAGTCTTCAAAACAGCTCAAACTCTCCCAGCATGATGCAGTGCACTCGTCAACCGCTGCTGCAAACTATCAGCACAATAATTTTGCACAAATATGACCTAAaggtatatatattatttataatatatataatacatCAATgtcatgtactgtatattataTCCTATATTATAAAATCacatcatttatttgaatgtaaaGCAAATCTCTAGAATATTTATGTTACTTTGTCGCCCTCTTTCGGTGGTCTTTATACTGCAACGTGGGAAATAAACAGTTTTACTGATTGTTGACGACGCATGGCGCAGTACATATCTTGACCACATGAGGGCGACAAAGTCCATCATGACAGCTCGAAACTCAATACGATCTTATCTGACATGCACTTAAACTTGTGATGGAGCGTTGGAAATCAATGTTACCCTAAAATAGCTgcttaaaatcaaaataacaaCGTCCCCGTGTCTTGAGAATATTTGGTGAGTCTACTCACTATAGACGCTCCAACCAAATTTCCTGTTGCTAAGTGAAACTGGTTTGGAGGTAGAATTCATCCAcaaattctgaaaatgaacaaaatgaatgtaaaaTAGCGATTTCAAACTAAAATGGCAGATTTTCTGTACCTTTTAGGTCTCTCGCATTCTTGGAACTTTTTTGAGGGTTTACGCACCTAGCAACTCTGATATGTGTCTTACCCTTGAATGAAGCAGTTTAGCGTGCTGCAGTCAGGTTGCATCATCAGCTAATTGCCACCCTTGAGGTTGAGCGAAAGAGCagatcttcatcatcatcatcttcatgaTCTCCATCGTTATCATCCACATGTGCTGCAATCTCCTGCAATCTTTTCCACGCCGTCGATGGTTGCCTAGCAACCAGAGTGGAGCCAAAATGGAAGTGtcgttgacattttatttgcattcatAATTAAGTGCATCAACATATGAACAATACCCAATGTCAACATGATTCATGTTAATAGGAACTGCCTTGTTGTGTGTCAGCAACAACCAATTAGGATCACTgcatgtgcgcgtgtgtgtgttgctaaTTGATTGCGCCCCCTAGGGACGTCATTTCATCATACGCGCTGTTGTCTTACGACAGTCTTACAAGAGACAAGATGAACGGGCCTTCgagaaataatttatttcttggttggttcatgtgtgtgtcttcGCTACACAGATAAAAGCTTGGGTGGCAATGTGCGTATGtagtgatttaaaaataaaaataaacctcCAGAGGCTACTCAGTgcccaaaaaacaaactcaaaattgattatcttatttttttattgatgtcattttttttgttattagcACTTAAACCAATCAATATTAGTAATAATCGACATCCAAAGTCACAGCATTACCAAAAGTCTTCTATTGTGTTAAGACAATACAAAAATGATACTGAAAAACATCAAGTTATAATAGTTGAgggataaattaaaaaaaaaactcgcaCCTCATCTTCAATAAATATTTCGAAAGTCAATTAAGCCATTCCTGTTTTTCATGGCATCTAATGTACATTCAGTATACACAAAACAGTGATTTTCATACTAGGTCCCAATGCAAGGCAACGAACAAAAATGCTGGAGTTACCATCACAAAGTGTCAGTCAGTGCAATAATAAACACTAAAAACAActatcaagaaaaaaaaattctgaggTATAATGTTGTGaaatgtcaacaacaatcccatgaataacacaaaataaatattcactgcaagcaaaaaaacaaaaaaatcatcctgGGTTCGTGTGGGCGTTGACGTACACACGCATCTTGGCCCGATGCGCGGGTTCCAAGCAGTACCCGACGACTCGCTCCAGCTCGCCCACGCGGCGCCGAAAGCGCTCACGGTCCCGAGCCATCTCCTCCCAGGGTCCTTTacgggaggcggcggcggcaaagCGCCACGCCCGCATCACGTGAACCTCTACCACCGGAGAGAAGCGGACCTCACGCTATAggagaaacacaaacaacaaaaacacgtcAGCCAGTCAGCCTTTTTACGTATATTTCAATCCACATGATTAAAGTGTGTTTAATAGATGTCATTGTAATTATTGACATCTATTAATTACGTCTTGTGTGGAGCTGCTGTGTTGATTGTGTGGCTGTGATGCAATCCATGTTGCGAGCTGGCAACAAGTCTCAGATGACTCGCTGGAGTCACGTGAACAGTCCACATGACAACACGCCGACCGATAAACAAGTCGTTGGCGCACTGCGCACACGCCTCCCATTCCATTGACGACACGCCCCaatttaagacaaaaaaaattatatgtgtgtgttggtaaTCTCGTACCTTTTTGGGGGTTTCGGGTCTGCGTATATCGGGTGTTTGACATTTCTGAGTGGGTCGTTGCCATGGCACCCGTATGACACGGTCGGCGCGTTGCGTGTCACGTTGGTAATGTTTCCGGAGTGTTTGGGGTGTGGCGTGTTTAGCAGGAGTGTTTTTCACAGGCTCTGGAACATGTTGAGGCTGCTGGTGGTTTAGACGGGCCTGGAAATTGAGCGGGTGGTAAGGGTCGTCTTTTCGGCCGAGGCTCCTCCAAAGCTCGTCCTCGTCCTCTGAGGAAGAGGCAAGGCCGCCCTCGCCGCTGTCGGTACCCGCTGAGACGGGCAGCGGCGCTGTGCTGACTGTGCAGGCGGTGAAGCACATGGGGTTATACGGGTCGTCGGAATTGGAGAAGAACTCGAGAAGGCGTTCGTTCTCCTCCAAGTCGGCGACAGACACGTCAGAGCTGGACCAGCTGGACCAACTGGAGTCGCTGTCAGAGCGGCTGACCCACATCTTCAGGCCCGACATTTCCTCTGTGACTTTGCCTCCCGTCATATCAGCTTTGGACTTTTTCACAAAGAGGTCGTAATGGTCGTTGCACGTGGTGGACATGGACTCCCACATGGCTTGGCTTTCCTGGCTGTCAAACTTGCTAGCGTCGCCGTCCTCCTTGGGAAAAGCCGAGAAGATGTTCCAGTCGCCGTGGAAGCCCATGTAGACGCTGTCGTCGGGAGCCAGGCCTGACAGCAGCGTCTCAGCCTTGCCGCCGTCGTCGGCACAGAGGTCTGAGAGGCCGTTGGGGTGGCCCACCATCATGCCGGCGTCGCCGTCAAACAACGAGGAGAAAAGGAAGGACTCGGTCGGGTTGTGCTGGCCCATCTCGTCTGTGATCCGGAAGTGCACCTCAAAGCGAAACATTTGGAAAACTGGAAGAAGttttgaaaaggggaaaaagcagaaaatcaaataaaaaatggaatcCTTgacaatcacattttttttaaatcaacagagcttttttttcctcggggcaaaacaataattaaaattgGAACAgctataatataataaatcatttaaaatgtaggTATTGCATCATATTTTCTCAACTGAAAAGGTATTTCCCGAGTCTCCCAGTCTACGTAACCCACAACATTCCACGGTGGCGTAATACGCATCTTAATGTTTATAAGTTTTAGTCATACacgtaaatataatttttattggtaaaaaaataaaataaatttcaatcTGACGAATTGTCTGAGTTAAGCTAGCTGAGTTAAGTTAGCTATTACAAACTCACCACTTCTTTCAAATCCACGGTCCAAAACTAATATTAACTCATCAATGTGCTTTCTATAAACTGTTTTTCAGGAGTCCCGGACTCCGTTGTCGTTAGAGACCAGAGCGAAGTGAATCGATGGACAATACAATGAAAAGGTAAATAACGAGAGCTCGGGAAAACACTCCATTTTCCGCGGATGCATTGAACGCACCGCGGACGTGCTGGAGTGAACGAGTAAACTGAAAAGTCgaacgtttttgttttcttcttaccAGACAAGAAGGTACAGTAGATGACCCGAACCATAATCCAGAGTTGCCCCCACAGCACTGTCAACATCTGCTTGGTCCACGGCAAAAGTGCCATTCCCCGGTTGCCGAACCTCTCCATGGTTGTTGTCCGATCGCAAGTCATTGCCGGAGACATTTTGGACggggagaaaaaacaacaacaactctaATCACGTATTCTGGTACTCTTCGTCGAAGACCAACTGGCTCCGCGTCAACGACAGATGAATGTCACTACACGGACGCTTCTTCATTTTCTGCCAAATTAgcgccatgtttttttcttgttctttcTTGGTCAAGCCTTCCCGTGTTGTACTAGCGTCTCCATTTTGTCGATTGTCATATCTCTTGCGTCTTCTAGTAGTGGCGAGTGAGTCCCTGTCGTGATAATCTTACTTTAATACGTGGGGATGACATCACACTGCACTGTGATTGGACAGAACAAGAAGTCCAAAGGCGGGGTTTGATCTTCTTTGAGATTTCACTCGTCGTGCTACGTCATTCAGCATTCTGATTGGACAGAACGAGTATCGGTCAAACCATAACATGGTACCGCCCTCTTTTGTACGTCACAGGGACGCTGCGAAAGTACACGTAATTTCCCGAACAGGTAGGAAATCCTCACAACAGAGAAAGGAGATTGGAAATGAAAACGCTACCGATGGGATTGTACACATTTACCAAATCACATAAATGTTCGATACGCGTTTGTGAATTAGATAATGTTGGTTAAAAttagagtaaaaaaaatcaaaatttgtGGATATGTGGTAAAAACCCTGAACTCAGTTCGTGACTAAGAAATCAGTGATAAAATTGGATATTGGCATTAGAAATTTAACCCCAGAAAGAAAAGCTGGGCTGTTATAGAATACAGTGATTAAACACTGTCCAAACCATCTtgtgacaataaaaaatatactcAAAAATCTTTCTATAAAATGTCCTTCAGTGctgaataaaattatttcaatgaataaagaaatgaaaatgaaaaaaaggacaaaggtAGGTTCATATTTGaactttcatttatttgaaaaaaaaagcttttatgcCACCAGAGCAGAAGCTGTAGAAGACTCACTGCGAACAGAAGGAAACAAAACCAAGTTGTTAAACAATGCTTACAAAATCAGATCCACTGATGAATGCATACGTTGATATGAACAATTTGTCTTGTACGAAGGGGACTGGCAGAAGTGACACAACAAGCCGCTCTGCTAATTTACCTCCAAGTTTCACTCTAGCACAACAGAAATATCACAACTCTCCAGATGAGGGAGAGCAGGACAATGAAATTGTGCCACGACTGGAAAGTAGAACAAAGCCAAAGGCGACTGAATACGTACTACTTCCAGTTGGGGGCCAGAACTCTCTTGGTCTTGTAGTAGCGGGCCAGCCTGTGGATTCGGCTCTCGATAAGAATCAGGCGGAACTTGGCATCCTTGTCCTGTACGAGGACgaacacaaaataatcaagAATTGAATTGAACAATCGAGCGGTTTTTGCACGCGGCACCTTTCTGTTTCTCTCTAGATGCTTCCTGACGGCCACGGCCTTCTTGATGAGGTGGTACAGGTCCTCGGGCAGGTCAGGGGCCAGGCCCTTGGACTTGAGAATCCTCAGGATCTTGTTGCCCGTGACAAAACGGACCTGAGCCACACCGTGGGAGTCCCTCAGAATCACACCTAAGGGCCAAGAACGCACAACAAAAAAgttaataaatgtaatttaccACAATGCAGTTTGCATATTTGTAACATTGTATGTTATGTTTAACATACACGGCACCACATacacaaataatatttaaatgctcccataaaaataatgaccaTGCGTGCTAAAATGAACAAAGCGACGATGTCCAGTTGATTTACCAATCTGAGAGGGGGTCAAGCCCTTTTTGGCCAGCTTGAAAATCTGCTCTTTAACGTCATCGGATGTCAGCTTCAGCCACTGTAAAACGGGAAAAATGTATTATAGCGTATACTTTACACAGGATAAAATGGTAGCTTGTGGTGACAATTTAGCTGCTATTACCATTCATACCAATTGGAATTATTCAATACATAGTCCCATAAATTGTGTTTCTCGTTGGCTACATAGGATGATTACCAAAGtcatatttcaatatttttggaaaacacATTGCCAGTTTTTATTAGACttgctagtttttttttagacatctTTCTTTCACTTATCCACCAATTAGGCTGCAGCTTTTGTacataatataaaattaagtgtgcaaaaaacttgttttcctAAAATCCAATGAAATAAGACTTGGGCGATTAAACTGTGTGGTCGACAATATTGGTGTTGACGTTCCTTTACTTTAATCGTGATATGAAATCTTCAAATCGTTTGCATGCAAAAGTGTGGGACTCACGGTTGGGACACTGCGTCTGTACGGCAGAGCTGACTGGGACAAGCCCTTTCTGCCggggaaagaaaacacatttaactGTCAATGTAGTGTGCAGAATTCCACGTTAGCTCGACTAGCATCGTGGATAAACTGCTCGCTTGAGAAGACTATTCTAAACGACACTATGACAACAATTATGATTTAACCCATGACATGATCTCTATAACACTGCAGTAAAAGAGAGGTATACTAGTGCTGTCGTGTGCTTTACATAAATCAAGTTGATCAACTTGAGCGTTTAATGTTCTAGTAGCATCGGCTAACTACAACTAGCACAAAGCTAACAGACGGCCAATGGCGCGTCTGCTTCATCCTTTTTCTAGCTTCTAGAACCGTTTTAATGCGTCTGAGTTGGCCAACTATCGCTCGTTACATGCTTAAATTCGCTTTCGAGTCGTCAGAGTTAGCCTGTGAAGGCGAAAATGTAACTTTAAAGGCAAAACTCGGCGTTTACCCGGGAGCGTGCATGCGACCCATGATGGCGGTAGAGGAAGAGAGGCCGCACACGAGACAGAAAATGGGGCTTTGCGTTTCCGCCGGATGTGACGTAATTAGGCAAAGAATgacgcaaaaaaaatcaacttagttaaaaaaatctttcggGTTGAATTTGACTTTAAATTCCTCACCTTACTTCAAAATAGACATTAAATTCGTAAAGAattcattatatatattataaaatatataatttttatattataaaaaCATTGCTGTACATCAATATGAGCAGCTGACCCTCTTGTAAACagatttaatttgaaattctGAAATAACCTAGACATATTCTTCCACCAAATAGAGTTGCATTCCAGCAACAATGTGATAATAAAACACTATTACGCAGGCAAAAACTCAAGAGACAACTTTCAATTTgttccaaaaaaacatttaatttgctttaGGAAAGAGGGATTAAAGTCCACACACTGTGCCATTGAGGAGTGAAGGTACAAGTCAccaattaataataaataactggcCGTGTTAACACAAATGCTCTCTTTATACAGCACTAGAGTGAACCAAAGTGGGATTAATTATCAttagtttcactttttttcaccAATGGTCATCATTGTCATGATATATGAACACACCTGCATGTCATGGAAAACTTTATTAATTTCTTTATTGTAAGTTTCCTTGTTCCCTTTATTTCTTTCTATGAGAGGGTAAAAAGTGCTGAACGGGAGAAACCCGGAACATTGCAAATAGACATGTAGGCACTGCAAGTGAAGTCACAAACTCCCCAAAGTGTGCTGTCTTGCCATTAACACCAGCGAGTGTGCAATTAGTGGACGCCCACTTtgaccataaaaaaacaacaaccttgcAAAAAACTTAGCAATTTCCACAATACATCTTCCTTGTGAGGTGGTTATTAAAAATAAGTGTAGCAGTAAGGCCGCGTTATTATAAGAGATTGTGAGCCGTCACTAAGGCACCTGTTTGAGTGGTAAATTCGTGCTGCTGTATTTAGCTAAATTTGGCAcattttgagggggggggggactgttTTATTGCAATACCGTGAATTTCTTGTCAAATGACCTGAAACGCTGCGATAAAacagcaaacttgacatttCCAGGAAGAGTCCTGTAATTGATTATTTGAAATCTGGTGGGTTCAACTACCCAAATGTCTGCAAGTAATACCGACAACTTAACACCTTCAGGGAGAATCCGGTAGTTTATAACCTTAAATCCGGCTTGTGAAACCATCCCAAAGTGTTTTGCGGTTAAAGCAGCAAAATGTGAAGCCCCCTAAGGAAGGAGAacatgtttataaaaaaaaaaaaaaaccttgtttCTAgtccttaaaaaataaatgtgtctatctctctctatatatttatatttactcTTGTGAAAGTTTTGGTCCTCTAATatcaaaatgtacaaaacatTACATCTCATTGTTATTAGGaggagagacaaaaaaaggaagcggcgattgattgttttgtttttttagaagtAGGGCACGGCAGTGAGCTTGTACCACTTGACCGTCTCCTTGCCCAGGTCAAAGTCTTTGAGGCGCAGCGTGATGCCACCCAGAAAGTAGTTCTCGCGGAGTGACTCGGCACTCAGCACGCTGAGTTGCAGCTCGCGGAGGCCCAACGTCTCCTTGCTGTAGCCGCTGTACACCAGCTGTGGAGCAAAGTCATTTCATGATGTATAAGCAGTTTaccaaaatgattttgaacctaatcttgttttttctaaCCATTTCATTGAAGGTGGGGTTCCGAGTCTTTCTCGAGATCTTGGTCTTGCGCTTGGAGGTCTTGTGTGGATCCGGGAGCAGGTACGTCTTCACGTACGGGTTTGGATCCGTCCCCTCTTCAGACACCTGAAATGAAAACGTGAAGGCTAAGAGAAGGAACCCGTTGGAGCAACACGTTGGCTGTTGCGAGTGTTTACCAGATCTCGGATGTGCATGACCATGATGAAGAGGTTGCTGTTCCTGTACGAGACGGACAGCTTGATCTCGCCTTCCACGCGGCCCGACGTTGGACTCAACGGGGGTTCTGCGACAGCGTAAGATGAAGTATCTCATAGATATAGAGTAAAggctgctcatttgcatctcctTACCAGGAGCTCTTTGGGTCGCATCTAAACCTTCCGTCTTGTCATCCCGTGCCACCGGATGAAAGAAGGTGTAGATCAAGTCGCACTAGACGAGAAGGAATGTCTGATCAGATCACAATAGGTGACATTTTACTGACACGCATGCGTGCGTATATATACCTGTGTGACCTCAGCTGAGCTCCTCATCAAGTTGTGGATGTAGTTGTTCAGCTCCAGCTTCCTCTTAGCGGCCACCTCCTTGATGTGCGTGCGGCCTAGCACCATTTTACTCGGGAAACTGGTGAGAAAAACATCACGTGTGCAAATAATCAAAAAGTAAATCATTATTCTATCTGCAGTTCACATTTCATCCACACGAGGGTGCTGGCTGACTTTCTACgaagcctttttttccctcaaaagATTGAGGAAGTCGCCATGATCCCATTTTCGTGAGTTCATCTGAGTCTTTCAATGTCACAGTATGTTCTCTGGTTACCTccacaccaaaacaaaaagaataaaatgcaaaacgcCACTTGTGGGAGCATACCTTGGAAGCTTCCAGAGGGGGAAGAGGATAGTGAGTTTGTTGTGGAGCTCCTGAAACTCATCAAAAGTGCGAAAGACAAACTGGGGCTCGTTCTGCCCTTCCCTGAGCAACCTCACCACATACGTCTGAGCAATTCCAGTgagggagagaagaaaaacaagtttaaTAATTAAACAGAAATCCAATAACtacaccaagaaaaaaaacaaactcacatAGTGTTTGTCAGGGTTGTATCTCTTCTGGAATGAGAAGATGGAAGCGTTGAGGATGCGGCCG is part of the Syngnathus acus chromosome 6, fSynAcu1.2, whole genome shotgun sequence genome and encodes:
- the rps13 gene encoding 40S ribosomal protein S13; this translates as MGRMHAPGKGLSQSALPYRRSVPTWLKLTSDDVKEQIFKLAKKGLTPSQIGVILRDSHGVAQVRFVTGNKILRILKSKGLAPDLPEDLYHLIKKAVAVRKHLERNRKDKDAKFRLILIESRIHRLARYYKTKRVLAPNWKYESSTASALVA
- the ppp1r15b gene encoding protein phosphatase 1 regulatory subunit 15B — encoded protein: MSPAMTCDRTTTMERFGNRGMALLPWTKQMLTVLWGQLWIMVRVIYCTFLSVFQMFRFEVHFRITDEMGQHNPTESFLFSSLFDGDAGMMVGHPNGLSDLCADDGGKAETLLSGLAPDDSVYMGFHGDWNIFSAFPKEDGDASKFDSQESQAMWESMSTTCNDHYDLFVKKSKADMTGGKVTEEMSGLKMWVSRSDSDSSWSSWSSSDVSVADLEENERLLEFFSNSDDPYNPMCFTACTVSTAPLPVSAGTDSGEGGLASSSEDEDELWRSLGRKDDPYHPLNFQARLNHQQPQHVPEPVKNTPAKHATPQTLRKHYQRDTQRADRVIRVPWQRPTQKCQTPDIRRPETPKKREVRFSPVVEVHVMRAWRFAAAASRKGPWEEMARDRERFRRRVGELERVVGYCLEPAHRAKMRVYVNAHTNPG